Proteins from a genomic interval of Osmia bicornis bicornis chromosome 11, iOsmBic2.1, whole genome shotgun sequence:
- the LOC114878934 gene encoding mediator of RNA polymerase II transcription subunit 29 yields the protein MNIPPIQQPGTMGVGQMTQPVNPQIPQNPQQTQQQQVQQQQQQQQQQQTQEKLDNISKVKSLIGPLRESLAIALKTAAHTLHQNSLVDVGSLKGIDQPDHRFNKNMEEFYSICDQIELHLKTSIECLSQNSSSLRYLPVAVIPTRTDTVSAQEGPALTYPQFLMTVRAQVAYVREIHDTLVSAAHSIASGE from the coding sequence ATGAACATCCCTCCTATTCAACAACCAGGAACAATGGGAGTAGGACAAATGACTCAACCTGTAAATCCTCAAATTCCTCAAAATCCACAGCAGACACAACAACAGCAGGttcagcagcaacaacaacagcaacagcaacaacaaacACAAGAAAAACTTGACAATATTTCTAAAGTTAAATCATTAATTGGACCGCTAAGAGAATCATTAGCTATAGCCCTTAAAACTGCAGCACATACACTGCACCAAAATAGTTTAGTAGATGTTGGATCACTAAAGGGCATTGATCAACCTGATCAccgtttcaataaaaatatggaagaattttattctatttgtGATCAAATAGAATTACATTTAAAGACTTCCATAGAATGTTTATCACAGAATTCCAGTTCTTTAAGATACCTACCAGTGGCTGTCATACCAACCCGTACTGATACTGTTAGTGCTCAAGAAGGACCTGCTTTAACTTATCCTCAATTCTTGATGACTGTAAGAGCACAAGTTGCATATGTTCGTGAAATTCATGATACCTTAGTTTCTGCAGCTCATTCAATAGCATCTggtgaataa